The genomic segment GATTGATAGATGAAGAAAGTATACAAAATGCAATGGGTTTTAATAATAAAGGAAGCGAATATATAAAAAATATTGTTAAAAACAAATATCCATTCCAAATTCCACTTTGGGCGAACATAGGAAAAAATAAGCTTACACCAAATAAAAATGCCATTTGTGATTATGAAAAACTAGTAAATGATTTTAACGATATTTGTGATGCTTTTGTGGTAAATATATCATCACCAAACACACCAAATTTAAGAGATTTACAAGAAAAAGATTTTATAAAAGAACTTTTTTTAACATTAAAAAATATTACAAAAAAACCAATTATTTTAAAAATTTCACCTGATTTGGAGATAAAAAAGGCAATTGAAATTTGCATAAGCGCAATAGAAAATGGCGCAAATGGTATCATACTAGCAAATACAAGCATCAACTATTCGCTATCAAACTCAAAAAACTTAAGGGATTTTGGTGGTCTTAGTGGACAAAACATAAAACAACTTTCAAGAAATATGTTTAAATTAATATCAAATGAAACATATGGTAAAACTGTATTAATAGCCTGTGGCGGTATAGACAATGCTCAAGAAGCCTATGATAGAATTAAAATGGGTGCTAGTTTGATTCAAATTTTTACAAGTTTTATATACAAAGGTCCC from the Campylobacter pinnipediorum subsp. pinnipediorum genome contains:
- a CDS encoding quinone-dependent dihydroorotate dehydrogenase, which encodes MILKYDYLKQIFFKFDPETAHKIVENTLHYTDALCPKIFDFTSKYFTFEDQALEQNIFSTTYKNPVGIGGGFDKNATMLSGLKSLGFGYLECGTFTPKPQDGNAKPRLFRLIDEESIQNAMGFNNKGSEYIKNIVKNKYPFQIPLWANIGKNKLTPNKNAICDYEKLVNDFNDICDAFVVNISSPNTPNLRDLQEKDFIKELFLTLKNITKKPIILKISPDLEIKKAIEICISAIENGANGIILANTSINYSLSNSKNLRDFGGLSGQNIKQLSRNMFKLISNETYGKTVLIACGGIDNAQEAYDRIKMGASLIQIFTSFIYKGPKICYDINSGILKLLKQDGLSNIKDAIGIDIKR